The Apium graveolens cultivar Ventura chromosome 11, ASM990537v1, whole genome shotgun sequence genome has a window encoding:
- the LOC141697448 gene encoding GDSL esterase/lipase At4g10955-like isoform X1, with amino-acid sequence MIIRLLFMFQGLVKFLLLIGVIFSILVDGNYKRTVIACFIQAVYLLELDRQENKSEQTALAAKWWIPFKYKLSQTLIDGRDGSIYGAILEWDRSAALADFVLVRPSGAPRAVLVLRGTLLKSLTFRRDIEDDLRFLAWESLKGSVRFSGALGALKSIADKYGSNNVCIAGHSLGAGFALQVGKALAKQGIYVETHLFNPPSVSLAMSIKNISERAGFAWKRIRAMFPYATETQGSGDESKNSSTGLNKWMPHLYVNTSDYICCYYTDPAGAEVKQIDKENVGQITGQAAAAKLFVLSKGKQRFLEAHGLDQWWADDLELQQAVSDSQLISKQLKSLYSLQASQQTQGKPQVTETWRGFRAMYPK; translated from the exons ATGATCATCCGTTTGCTTTTCATGTTTCAGGGCCTCGTAAAGTTTCTTCTCCTAATTGGCGTGATCTTCTCAATTCTAGTTG ATGGCAATTATAAGAGGACAGTCATTGCCTGCTTTATACAAGCAGTTTACCTGCTTGAACTTGACAGACAAGAAAATAAGTCAGAGCAAACTGCTCTTGCTGCAAAATGGTGGATACCGTTTAAGTACAAGCTCTCCCAAACATTGATAGATGGTAGAGATGGATCCATATATGGCGCAATACTTGAATGGGATCGGTCTGCAGCTTTGGCAGATTTTGTACTTGTTAGACCCAGTGGTGCACCTAGGGCTGTTTTAGTTCTCCGTGGTACTTTACTTAAGAGTCTTACATTTAGACGGGACATAGAAGATGACCTTCGGTTTTTAGCTTGGGAAAGCTTAAAGGGTTCTGTTAGATTCAGCGGAGCTTTAGGAGCACTGAAATCAATCGCTGATAAGTATGGAAGTAATAATGTTTGCATAGCAGGCCATTCCTTGGGGGCAGGATTTGCGCTCCAAGTAGGGAAAGCATTGGCCAAACAGGGAATCTATGTGGAGACACATTTGTTTAATCCACCATCTGTTTCACTTGCCATGAGTATAAAAAATATTAGTGAAAGAGCTGGCTTTGCCTGGAAGAGGATTAGAGCAATGTTTCCTTATGCCACTGAAACTCAAGGCAGCGGGGATGAAAGCAAAAACTCTAGTACTGGACTGAACAAATGGATGCCGCATTTATATGTGAACACCAGTGACTATATTTGCTGCTATTATACTGATCCTGCAGGAGCAGAAGTGAAGCAAATAGACAAGGAGAATGTGGGTCAGATAACCGGACAAGCGGCTGCTGCAAAGCTATTTGTGTTGTCAAAGGGAAAGCAAAGGTTTCTAGAGGCCCATGGTTTAGACCAATGGTGGGCTGATGATTTAGAGCTCCAACAAGCAGTTAGTGACAGCCAGCTAATAAGCAAACAGCTAAAATCTTTATATAGCCTACAGGCCTCGCAGCAAACGCAAGGCAAGCCTCAGGTAACTGAAACTTGGCGTGGTTTTCGTGCAATGTATCCTAAATAA
- the LOC141697448 gene encoding GDSL esterase/lipase At4g10955-like isoform X2, which produces MAETEAEMAAVKQVNEITSLTGVVNSNNNDHPFAFHVSGPRKVSSPNWRDLLNSSWKDGNYKRTVIACFIQAVYLLELDRQENKSEQTALAAKWWIPFKYKLSQTLIDGRDGSIYGAILEWDRSAALADFVLVRPSGAPRAVLVLRGTLLKSLTFRRDIEDDLRFLAWESLKGSVRFSGALGALKSIADKYGSNNVCIAGHSLGAGFALQVGKALAKQGIYVETHLFNPPSVSLAMSIKNISERAGFAWKRIRAMFPYATETQGSGDESKNSSTGLNKWMPHLYVNTSDYICCYYTDPAGAEVKQIDKENVGQITGQAAAAKLFVLSKGKQRFLEAHGLDQWWADDLELQQAVSDSQLISKQLKSLYSLQASQQTQGKPQVTETWRGFRAMYPK; this is translated from the exons ATGGCGGAGACGGAGGCGGAGATGGCGGCGGTGAAACAAGTGAACGAAATTACATCACTGACGGGGGTGGTGAACAGTAATAATAATGATCATCCGTTTGCTTTTCATGTTTCAGGGCCTCGTAAAGTTTCTTCTCCTAATTGGCGTGATCTTCTCAATTCTAGTTG GAAAGATGGCAATTATAAGAGGACAGTCATTGCCTGCTTTATACAAGCAGTTTACCTGCTTGAACTTGACAGACAAGAAAATAAGTCAGAGCAAACTGCTCTTGCTGCAAAATGGTGGATACCGTTTAAGTACAAGCTCTCCCAAACATTGATAGATGGTAGAGATGGATCCATATATGGCGCAATACTTGAATGGGATCGGTCTGCAGCTTTGGCAGATTTTGTACTTGTTAGACCCAGTGGTGCACCTAGGGCTGTTTTAGTTCTCCGTGGTACTTTACTTAAGAGTCTTACATTTAGACGGGACATAGAAGATGACCTTCGGTTTTTAGCTTGGGAAAGCTTAAAGGGTTCTGTTAGATTCAGCGGAGCTTTAGGAGCACTGAAATCAATCGCTGATAAGTATGGAAGTAATAATGTTTGCATAGCAGGCCATTCCTTGGGGGCAGGATTTGCGCTCCAAGTAGGGAAAGCATTGGCCAAACAGGGAATCTATGTGGAGACACATTTGTTTAATCCACCATCTGTTTCACTTGCCATGAGTATAAAAAATATTAGTGAAAGAGCTGGCTTTGCCTGGAAGAGGATTAGAGCAATGTTTCCTTATGCCACTGAAACTCAAGGCAGCGGGGATGAAAGCAAAAACTCTAGTACTGGACTGAACAAATGGATGCCGCATTTATATGTGAACACCAGTGACTATATTTGCTGCTATTATACTGATCCTGCAGGAGCAGAAGTGAAGCAAATAGACAAGGAGAATGTGGGTCAGATAACCGGACAAGCGGCTGCTGCAAAGCTATTTGTGTTGTCAAAGGGAAAGCAAAGGTTTCTAGAGGCCCATGGTTTAGACCAATGGTGGGCTGATGATTTAGAGCTCCAACAAGCAGTTAGTGACAGCCAGCTAATAAGCAAACAGCTAAAATCTTTATATAGCCTACAGGCCTCGCAGCAAACGCAAGGCAAGCCTCAGGTAACTGAAACTTGGCGTGGTTTTCGTGCAATGTATCCTAAATAA